The segment ACCCCCTTAGTTAACAAAGACATCTACACAGTTGTATGCAGACACAGGAAAGTGTGAACCTTTTATTGGGGAAACAGTCCATGCATGTCTTAATTTGTCCCCCCTTCGCATGTCTTAATTTGTCTGAACATGAGCATGATTGACctgcatgtgtttttgttacCTGGAAGCTTCCATATAAGGAGCCCAGCAGAGTATTCACGATGTGTTGGACTGAGATGTGTTCCTACACGACAGATGAATCTATTGCAGGGTGTGTCGCATTCAGTTACTTTCAATGCATCATCATACAAAAGAAAGGGGATATCCGCCCAGTGGACCACGGACAGGCCCGAAATGAATAATAGTGTATTATTTATGACACTAACATCATCCATAGTGAGTCTGTGAAACAAAGTTGAGGCAGTAAGAATCAAACTCACCACTATGTGGCAAAGGAATGTAGGCTGTGGGATGGTGTGTTGAGGGCTTTGATTCTGTTAGAATTAAactatgttttgtgtgtcttttcCTTTGCCACACTCTGGCCGGTTAGAAGGACAAAATGATAGTTCCATAAAAATTAAAACTGAGAAATACTTAAACATAGTGTCGTGACAGACAATAGATTTGTCATCAATgtaatgagtaggctacagagAGCTTAGAAATCTTGGTAGAAGATAAAATCACATGACGTAGCCTCTGCGCGTTTCCTTGGAAGCACGAGGGCATGTGATGTGGTGCGCTTGAATACGCTTCTCGGGGGCAAGTCTCAAACTGTTGGTTCGCACCCCATGGATTTTCCCATTTGCACGGGCTACGTTAGTTGTGTTTGGGCTGGGCTGTGACTTTTCTGCGTTTGAACCCGAAATCACAGGCGTGCCATGGGTCCATCACTGAAAATTACGCAATTTGCAGAGGTGCTGGTTTGGATGAGAAGCATCAAATTTGTGTAGCTTGTTGCGTTGTTCAGGGGCAGGGGCGGGTTTTCATTACTTCTACAAAAAGTTAGCCGAGGCTCTGTTCACTGTCATAACGGAGACAGCTTCGAGCTCGAAAGAAGCTGCGAGCTTGTCAATGATACCTCTGCATTGGTGTGGGGAGAAAGGAACCACAGTGAGAACTTGTTAAAGTATTGAATTATAATACACGTGTAGGCTAAACTATTTGTTCCATTCATTATCCTGAGGACACTCAATTAGTATACAAAGAATGGATGTAACAAACCAAACATTTGATCCTCGCTGCAGGCAGCAGCCACCACTCGCGATCGACATCATCTTAAGTGAGTATGCCAGCTGAATTTAAAACCAAGTAGCCTACAAGCAGCCAGTTTTGCTCCAGGGTGGCCGAAAATGGAGACGGGTGTGTTTGAGTGGCAGACTCGCAACGTTTCATAGCTTTCAACTTTGAATTTGGCAAGTGCCATGAATTCCTTAAATGTTGAATGAGCCGGCTATTAAGGTATTTCTGCTTACTGAATAGATACACAgcagataggctacatttttatATGAAAAATAGTTGTCTACCAATCTGAAGAGTGCACTTTCCTTCCATCATTTGAAATACAGCTATTTGGTGTCGTTTCTAAAGGTTGTTATTTGTGTTCAACATATTCCACATTTGCTTCAGAAGAAGAAGCAATATGGGATTGTTTCCGTTAGTTTCCCACAAATAGTGTCAGTTTGAGAgcggagtttttttttttatacatgaACCCTTatgttatcctcaaatcttaccgacactctttatccttggggtcaatttgaccccagctaaataaaccctcagaaaatgattataattcacattgttacccagtttttttgtgacgggtacttaacaagagtgtaataaacaccatcaaaagccctacaaaacaatcccacccacccacacccctttatgaaccttggaaccctggctggcaatattgcccatccagtgtcagctgcccaaaggcttgctgttgcttccccttttgacttttacagtcctgccaaaatgacttatatgtaataagtacttgtgtatgtaataatgataataacaatatgttcccatactattcaaataataatatccataatgtgtcaaatattcatgtatcttatgtttcatacagctgtcaaactgaccccaaggaacatcaatgtacaaaatatttgtacaggacattgaaaacatattattgaaaaaaaatcatgctaactctgttgtacccttcaattgaggaaaagtcatgaaacatgaagcaaaaaaaaaaaaagtgaaccatatattttatgatgttaaacgtgggtcaaattgaccccaaggataacaggagggttaagAATCATGGGGGATCGTAGACCGTCTGAAGTTGACTTATCGGCCTAAACCTTCATGTGGAGTTGTTTGTCTCATTAATAAAACTAAGGTTATTTTTCTAGGATCGAAAAGTCGATGGTTTTAATTAAAAATTTGGGAGCTATAATCCAGTGTGCTGACATTCCCTCTTTTTTGTTTTACGCTCGTTTGTTTCGGAACTAaatagtgcgctcattttaaTACTTTGTGAGCACCATTTACTAAATCGggcgcacgttttactaaatagtgtgcaacattttactaaattgctccttattttcatttttgtaaaaCAATGTAGTAAAATGTGGCatgatttactaaattgagtGCACAATCTAATAAAATGAGACCACAATAGTAACACGAGAGCACTAGTAAAACAAGCGCACaatatactaaattgtgcacacaacCTAGTAAAATGAGACCACAGTTTAGTGAAATGAGTGCACATTCTCTCGATATACAAAGATATCTTGTAATGACACCTCCCGGGCTCCATACTTTGGCCTAAAGAAAGATGGGATGTGCCCACAACCACTCTACCAAACTACATTTAGCTACATGTATAGCAATAGCACCCCCTGTTTTATATTTCTGAGGAGGAAATAGACCCGAATTAACTTAATATGATATTTTTATAGGCCCAAATGAACTTATATGATATTTTTAGGTTTTGGTCAGAGATTTTACCTTTTTCAGGTGTACTTTTCTGAACCCCAAGACGCTGTTAGAATCCACATTTCTACATCGCCTGAGCAATGTTCCCTTGGGGAAGGCTTTTACACAAGCCACCATTTGCTAACACAGTCATTCAGTCAGTTTGTGTCTAGTGAGGAGGGAGTCAATGAACTTTGGctctttaagggttaaggattAGCATTCCAGTGGTCTTGAGCAGTTTAAAGAACAACTACCTGCAGTGACTTAAAGCCTGAGCATCTACAGCAGATCGGCTCATTTTGGGCCCATGATCTCAGGCTTTCATAGTGGCTAATGCAGTCatttgtgtgcaaaatgcagaTCAAGGCAGGGCAGGATAAAATGAACAGCTACAATATTTATGAAGTGACAAGCTAATTCCATTATGTGAAGCATGTAGAGAAATCCTACAACTGAAGTCCCTGTGGCTATGGGTCTATTATTGGATTTATGTGTAGGCTTATCATCGTTAGTCATTTTATTGGATTTATATGTAGACTTATCATCGTTAGTCATTTTATTGGATTTATGTGTAGACTTATCATCGTTAGTCATCTTATTTGCAGCAGTAGAGGACACCACACACATCTGTTGTTGCAACAGGATGGTGTGGTGAGTCAGAAGCACCAGAAATGAAAGTTCCTTTGTAGAGCATCTGGATTCACTTTTTGGGAGTTGGTGCGAGATGAAATTGTAATGGTTTGCAGTCAACGCTTCCCTTGAGGAAATTTGTGTCCAGTTTTGTTATTTCCATTAAACAATTTCTGCGGAAGGATGTAGGCATCCTTCCGCAGTGTCTTTAATAAGATGTCTTTAATAATATTCTTCAATTAGTAGCCTGTGTCTTTAATAAGATGTCTTTAATAATATTCTTCAATTAGTAGCCTAGCCTGTTGTTCTTCATCCCAAGAATTCTCATCCGTGAGCTCTTACTCATGTGCACAGGCCTCCTCCCTTGAGCTTTCTCTTATTCACCACCCCTCCGTCAGTAGGCTGCACTGCTGCTGTGCACTGATCACTTACTGCCACTGCCACTCACTTACCAGAAATGACCAGCGGGATGAGCGTGACGAACACGACGAATGCAACACAGGTGAATGCAATTTTCCAGTGCGCCAAAAATGCCGACATCCTTGGTCCCTCCCCTTCCGCTATGTAGTCAAGATGGCGCCCGTTTAGTGCGAGTAGTGTCCATCGCTCCACACTGAACTGTTTTTTTTACCCTTAACGTTTTTAAGGGGTCATCCGGGTACTTTCAGTGCACTGACTTTTTGCGTTATTTACACTATATACTATAACTTTGAAGTTAGTTAACTTTGTGTGGAAGTAGATGGTTTGAGACACAGCCTTGCTCTCATTGTTCTTACCAGCAATATAGTCCGGGAGCCAAAGGCTTAAttcggttaaaaaaaaaaattctttgcTGTTTCTTGTTGTCTTGGGGTTACTCAATAAGAATAGGGAGGGTGCCTGGTGATATATCTTAAGCAATTGCCTATATTCACCTCTGAAGTTGACCTAAACAGCGATTTGTCCATAAAAACGGCAATTTCATTAACCTTTTGGAAAGACAGCGTGAAATGTAAAcccatttttgctttttcttgCAGTAGAATGCCACATTATGACCAACTTAAAATTGTTAGATCTAACGTTTTATCTTTTACGTTCCCCTCGACATGCCTAatattggaaaaaaataaaataaaagtcaaCTGAGGGAGTCAAAATAGTCAACTTTACCACCCTTCTGCAAGGACAACATGGggtgtaaacacattttttttgtagACAACCTAAAAGCTAAAACCATTAgatctgtcttttctgttttatcatccccttaaagggaaacttggcaggatttccccctctgctggagaaattgtgcattatgctatttcaaactgtgggaaaaggtaatgataaagcacatggatttgtttacaagctagcaaaacggttagcataagttcggtagacaatgtggatgttacaaggtaagaaacacgatttaaaacaagtttcttgtttctcacttctctttccgggacggtagtctcaatgttgcaaggttggttttccgcctggggacgctaggggcagcgggaaaagtcaccattttcaccggaacaggtcatttaaccatccaaatgatttctaaacgggtttattacgttgaaatagttgccaagttctccTTTAAAACATGTCTGAAAGTTGAAAATAACTAACTTCAAGAGcttgaattgtcaggtgtgtAAAGTGCTACAAGACTAAAATTTGAAAACGATAGATATGTGAATGACCCCATATGgccatgacctttgaccccatgacctttgactacctaatagctgatgttcattctcactacaggacagtattaaaaccACTTAATCTGACATGAGGAATGTAAGGGATAACATCCGCCGAGGTCTCCTGATATGCAGAAATAATGGAGGAGACGGATGCAAAGACTTCCCCGATGCAGAAAAGAGTTTCCTCCACCAAGttcattaattctgtatatcggGACACCTGACAGGATGTTATTAAGTTTATCCCCCATGTCATGTATGTAGGCAATAGGCATGCCTGGCCGACCTGTTCAATTTGTACTTTCATTGGTTACAGACAAACGATGATGGGTAGTTTGCTTTGTCACAGTAGATTGTTGCTAAGCCTGCTTGTTGCCAGTTCAATCgtcatttacattgatatgggatTACAGCGattacatttttacataaaGCACATACAATCATCTTTCAACTGACTATCTTGTTTTGTGTAGCTGGATGCTAATGTGATTTGTTCCAGTTTGTCATCTTTTGATCTTTTTGCATGCCACTCATTCAGACAGCTTAAAAGGGATCTCTTTTATCACTCCCCTTAGAATATGTCTGAACTTGGGAAAAGATTAATAAAATATCAGCCCTAAAGCAATACAGTGTAATTAATTTAATGGGAAATAACagtttcaaactcattttgccATTCTGAGTTACAGTGAGGAGAATAGCGTCTTGGACATTGCCACGCTCAGAATGCAACGCTCAGTAATGGGGCAGGGTGCATGACCCTTTTTGTCAGTTTTAGACAAATTGGGTACCACCTCATCACTAAATGTTAACCTGTATGTTGATTCCTAATCCTACATTGAGTTACTTTAAGGAATATGCTAGAGTGAGAATGAACATCAGCTATTAGGTTCTCAAGGTATGACAGACGTGATAATGCTCTCCCTTAATATTTTATCTATAACACATGACATGTTCAGTCATGTAGCGCCTGACCCACTTGACCATCCTGAtattagttatttatttttcagctTTCGGACATGTCCTGAGGAAAAACAGTGTTGGGTTTGCATTTCATGCTGTCCTTCCAAGAGGGCAATAAAATAGTTATTTTTAGGGGGAAATCACTATTTTTTAAGGGCTTATAGTTTTTGAATAAGACAACTAACCATGCCAAAACATCTCCAGTATAAATTCCCTCATGGGCACTACTTTTGCAAGGTTTTGAAATTGTAAGTGCTCCAAATTCAAAATCActtgaggaaaaaaaagatgcaTTTCCCAGTTGCAAACATTTTATCTGGGTTTGTTTCAATCAACTGGACATAAATGGTGGGTACAGGACAGTAATTCCAATATGAGATTAGAAATCTACAAGTTACTACTCCAGAGTGTATACATTTTTGGTAAAAGAAATTATGGTTTTGTTGAGAAGAATATTATAAAAAGTGGTACACATAAAATACTGTTTTCTATGTTGTGTCAAGCCATAACTGAAAAGGTATATCTCAGCAATGACATAAGATGTCAGGCTGTGAGTTTTCTATTATAGTCATAGTAGAGGACTGTTAGGACAATAAAATGTGTCCAAAAGTCTTAGACTATGGTGTAGAATCCAATATATCaatatgaaggaaaaaaaaccctAGGCATTATCTGAAATAAGAGAAGAgttatttgtttgtctgttagAAAACCATTCCCAGTGTCTAATGTTGAGGTTGTTTAGGGGAATGCCACGAGTGTAAAATGCTGTCATCATAGGAAAGGTTGGCTGCTTTGAAGAGTCTAAAATATAaaacttgtaaacaaacagctttGTTTACTCCTTTTTCTGTTTACtacattatgtaagggataacggctgccgaggtgtcctgttatacggaattattggacgagggcgaggggcaaagaacCTCAACACTCAAgtgcatatatacatacatttaaaatgaatatatttattaacaaAGTGACCCAGCATATGTGTTCCCCCATCAATCACATCTATGACCCTGCTGGTATAGACCTCTCAAGTTCGCCAACAAAAAGGAccaaaagctgccatctttgcccacaAAAGGAGACCCGGgtacccggatctccttatatgggcaaagatggcagcctTGGGTCCTTTATGTAACGGAACTTCAGAAATCTAGCAGctggggggcgctgtggcgcagcgGGCTGCAGCCCCGTGCCATGTGCGGGTCTGGACGCCCATGGGGACCCAGGTTTGGGTCCGACCTGCGGTCGTTTCCCGGTTCccaccccgtctctctctcccacttgcttcctgtcgctcttcactgtcctgtccaaatggAGGCAAAAagcccgaaaaaaaaaaagaaatctagCAGCTGGAACACCACTGCTCTCTAATATCTGGTTAAGTAGACATGAGGAACACCACTGTTCTCCAGTATCTGGTTAAGTAGACATGAGGAACACCACTGTTCTCCAGTATCTGGTTAAGTAGACATGAGGAACACCACTGTTCTCCAGTATCTGGTTAAGTAGACATGAGGAACACCACTGCTCTCTAGTATCTGGTTAAGTAGACATGAGGAACACCACTGCTCTCTAGTATCTGGTTAAGTAGACATGGTTAGTATCTGGTTAAGTAGACATGAGGAACACCACTGCTCTCTAGTATCTGGTTAAGTAGACATGAGGAACACCACTGCTCTCTAGTATCTGGTTAAGTAGACATGGTTAGTATCTGGTTAAGTAGACATGAGGAACACCACTGCTCTCTAGTATCTGGTTAAGTAGACATGAGGAACACCACTGCTCTCTAGTATCTGGTTAAGTAGACATGGTTAGTATCTGGTTAAGTAGACATGGGGAACATCACTGCTCTTTAGTATCTGGTTAAGTAGACATGAGGAACACCACTGCTCTCTAGTATCTGGTTAAGTAGACATGGTTAGTATCTGGTTAAGTAGACATGGGGAACACCACTGCTCTTTAGTATCTGGTTAAGTAGACATGGGGAACACCACTGCTCTTTAGTATCTGGTTAAGTAGACATGAGGAACACCACTGCTCTCTAGTATCTGGTTAAGTAGACATGGTTAGTATCTGGTTAAGTAGACATGAGGAACACCACTGCTCTCTAGTATCTGGTTAAGTAGACATGGTTAGTATCTGGTTAAGTAGACATGAGGAACACCATTGCTCTCTAGTATCTGGTTAAGTAGACATGGTTAGTATCTGGTTAAGTAGACATGAGGAACACCATTGCTCTCTAGTATCTGGTTAAGTAGACATGAGGAACACCACTGCTCTCTAGTATCTGGTTAAGTAGACATGAGGAACTCCACTGCTCTCTAGTATCTGGTTAAGTAGACATGGTTAGTATCTGGTTAAGTAGACATGAGGAACACCATTGCTCTCTAGTATCTGGTTAAGTAGACATGGTTAGTATCTGGTTAAGTAGACATGAGGAACACCATTGCTCTCTAGTATCTGGTTAAGTAGACATGGTTAGTATCTGGTTAAGTAGACATGAGGAACACCACTGCTCTCCAGACAGTTTGAAGTGGCTCCTCTTTATTTTTCCTCTGTACAATATTCCCTCTGGACATCACTTTATATAGGACATGAAATTGTATATTACCTTAATATTTTCTTTCTAATTTGAGGGGAGCAATGCACTGTAGCATTTGAAGCAATACTTCAATGACATCAAGAGCCCTCCTGAATTTTTGACTAATGACAAAGCATGGCCTGCCCTGAATGAGTTTGAGTAAGCTCATCCTATAGTTCAATGTGTTGATTTATTTCTTCCTATGATTTCTTTCCCACAGATTTAGACCTTTTTGGAATCATCCTCTATTCAATCCTCACATTCATGGCTGCCGTGGCCGTGCTGGTTTTCATTGAGGAGTGCGTGTACATCTACAGAAAAGTGCCCGCGAATAAGAAGAGCATCATCATCTGGGTGAACGGCGCTGCACCGGTCAGTTCTGCCCCTTTTCTCTCAGAGACATTGAGAATGTTTTATTTGATGTGTACCAAGAGAAAGTCCTGAAGAATCATTTACCATTAACTTGAAATTGTTTGTTATTCTCCAGATAATTGCCACCATGTCTTGTTTGGGCATGTGGATACCAAGAGCCACTATGTTTACTGACATGACCTCAGCAACGTGAGTTACATCAGACTATGATCTGCTTTCTCATATACTACCATCTACAAAAAACATCATCAGTTCTAATCTCTCTGATCTCCTTTGTTCTTGTATGTGGACTTGCACAAATTAGATAAAGTACTCTGACAGATGCATTTGCTGAAACATTTTGGAATGTGTTACAACATTAGTTTTGAGCTTGAGCAGGAAACATGATTGAATGATTCATGATCTCATTTCCTGGTATTTCCTCATTTCCACACTGGTTCTGTAAAGTATAAGTCATTAGTAAGGAGGGTGTTCAATAGATATTGTTGAATTTTGTTGAAATGATTTAATTGATAACTGAGCAACTATTAATGGAATGAAATGATTACACTGTGTCATTTAATCAAAGAAGTATGTTTCCCTGATATCACTaacaggggcgcctgcagaaATTAATGGTACgcacaaaaatgttttatatcgATGATgcccttgaagtcttgagttattgaattagcttaacattgtgtgctggtaacgctgtgtgcgtgcgctggtattctctctcctgctcaaacaaaaggtgtgcatgcatatagttccgcattaagttgattttgatGAGGTGTTTACTTTACAAGCAAATgtaaatggcctactgtcatgccattaatgggatactgtgtaGAGTTTGGACGTTATGGCCTACGGTCATGCCGTTAATGGGATACTTTGTAGAGTTTGGACGTTATGGCCTACTGTCATGctgttaatgggatactgtgtaGAGTTTGGACGTTATGGCCTACTGTCATGccgttaatgggatactgtgtaGAGTTTGGATGTTATGGTGGCCCAACTTGGTGTGGAttcacacacaggggaaattctctctctcgttgttgtagtagtatagtatagtattatTATAGTATAGTAACCTATGGTGCGCACAGTGCGCACggccgtacacctgcaggcaattaaatgaaaatatgtgGCATGATAAAACTGCATTCCTTTTAAAAAACATTCTCAGAGTATGAAGCtgtaagtgctgtgtgtgtgtgtgtgtgtgtgtgtgtgtgtgtgtgtgcgcacctctGTCCCTTCTACAGATACTTTGCAGTTGTGGTCTTCAAGTTCTTGATTCTGATGATTGAGGAGTGTGGGGGTGATGAAGCCTTCCTGAAGCAGTCAGCGAAAAAAACCTTCAGGATAAGCACAggaccatgctgctgctgctgcccgtGCCTTCCCAGGGTCCCCGTCacaaggtgcacacacacacacacacacacacaaacgcacacgcacacaaacgcacacgcacacacacgcacacgcgcacacgtacacacacacacacacacaaacgcacacgcacacgcacacacgtacacacacacgcacgcacgcacacacgcacgcacgcacgcacgcacacacagacacacctgtgCCGCCACACCATGCCATTTAAAGTAAAGCAACACTTCCAACAACTTCCAACTCCCGCTAATTTCAgtgactttttactttttattaacaGAGCAGATGTGTTTCATATAAACAATGTGTTcttataccacacacacacaaacacacacacacacacacacctacaagttCATGCCCATAGATCCAAACATGTGTGGCAGATGTGTGGTCTGGTGCTGAGGTCACGggcagggagagtgagagtgaaacttggcaggacacacacacacacacacacacacacacacacacacacacacacacacacacacacacacacacttggcaggACATCTATCATGTTTCTCTTCTGGCAAATTGAGTGCATGTTGGCCAGCTGGGATTAACGAACTCCCGGCCGCTcaacccatgtgtgtgtgtgtgtgtgtgtgtgtctgtgtgcgtgtgtgtgtggccgctcAACCCTTTTTTTTTAGCATGGCCTCAGTATATGCATGTTCTTATGCAAGTTTGTTCAGTAGCACTGTCACCAAAAGCAGCACCATAAGGTCATTGCTCCCCCTAGGGGTAGAGAGGTCACACACAGAGGACCCAGATCAATGTCTTTTCAGTGTGTTTTCATTATAAATCAGTGGTTCATTTCTGTAGTGAAAACTCAACTGAAATACTCAGTTTGCCCAGAGATTTGTGGGAGTTGAAAGTCCTTTCTCCTATCACCCCAGGCGGAGTCTCTTCCTCCTCAAGTTGGGCTCTTTCCAGTTTGCGTTGATGAAGATGGTCTTCACGATCCTCTCCATCGTCCTGTGGACCAATGGGAACTTTGAGCTGACCGATGTGAGTTCGACCAAaaagactccacacacacacacacacacacacacacacacacacacacacacaaacacacacagtttgaccAAAAAGACTACATTTCTGTCACCAGCTCACAGAATGATAGAAAGTGAAAGTCACATTAACTTATTGATTTTGAAGGTGCAggtttttaaatgtaaatgttatttaataaatgctatttaaataaatttaaatagaaATGTGTTCAGACCAAAAAAAATGCCACTGTCATGAATGACAGGAATTTTCTCAATTCTTGATTCTTTACATTGTAATAGTTTCTTAGTAGTCATGAATCGTTTCGTCACCAGAGCCAAAGGAAACCACACAGTCATTTGTGTTTAGTCACTAATGACATCCCTATGGATGCAACATACAAAGAAAAAAGACATGCTCTGTTCAGTATAACATGGCTACAGCATTTTAATAGCAAATTTAAAATGTCACGGTGGCATGATTGTCTTGTTTGTAGCTGAACATCACTGGAGCTGCGATCTGGATCAATCCCTTTGTGGGCGTCCTGACCATCATCGCTCTTTGGCCCGTCGCCATCATGTTCATGCACGTACGCATCACACTGCGGACCCTGAAGATCATCCCCAAATACGCCATGTACCAGGTACTGCGTGCACAATGTACcgtcacacagtgtgtgtgtgtgtgagagtgtgtgtgtgtgtgaatgtgagtgagcACGCTTCACTGtctcctcgtgtgtgtgtgtgtgtgtgtgtgtgtgtgtgagcacgctTCACTGtcacctcgtgtgtgtgtgtgtgtatgtgagagcacGCTTCACTGtcacctcgtgtgtgtgtgtgtgtgtgtgtgtgtgtgtgtgtgtgagcacgctTCACTGtcacctcgtgtgtgtgtgtgtgtgtgtgtgtgtgtgtgtgtgtgtgtgagcacacttCACTGTCacccgtgtgtatgtgtgtgtgtgtgtgtgtgtgtgtgagcacgctTCACTGtcacctcgtgtgtgtgtgtgtgtgtgtgagtgtgtgagcacgcTTCACTGtcacctcgtgtgtgtgtgtgtgtgtgtgtgtgtgtgtgtgagcacgctTCACAGtcacctcgtgtgtgtgtgtgtgtgtgtgtgtgagagcacgcTTCACAGtcacctcgtgtgtgtgtgtgtgagcatgcttCACTGTCACCTCATGTATACACCATGTCAAGATTACCGCTCTTTACAAGTGGCATGTTTTGATGCTTTTCAGATCATCTGAGGTCTAGTGCCTTGAGCTGTTCTTCCATAACATGACTTTGAGCCTCCAATCCATAAGCTGTTCTTCCATAACATGACTTTGATCCTCCAATCCATAAGCTGTTCTTCCATAACATGACTTTGAGCCTCCAATCCATAAGCTGTTCTTCCATAACATGACTTTGATCCTCCAATCCATAAGCTGTTCTTCCATAACATGACTTTGATCCTCCAATCCTTGAGCTGTTCTTCCATAACATGACTTTGATCCTCCAATCCATAAGCTGTTCTTCCATAACATGACTTTGATCCTCCAATCCATAAGCTGTTCTTCCATAACATGACTTTGAGCCTCCAATCCATAAGCTGTTCTTCCATAACATGACTTTGATCCTCCAATCCATAAGCTGTTCTTCCATAACATGACTTTGATCCATAAGCTGTTCTTCCATAACATGACTTTGATCCTCCATAAGCTGTTCTTCCATAACATGACTTTGATCCTCCATAAGCTGTTCTTCCATAACATGACTTTGAGCCTCCAATCCATAAGCTGTTCTTCCATAACATGACTTTGATCCTCCAATCCATAAGCTGTTCTTCCATAACATGACTTTGAGCCTCCAATCCATAAGCTGTTCTTCCATAACATGACTTTGAGCCTCCAATCCATAAGCTGTTCTTCCATAACATGACTTTGAGCCTCCAATCCATAAGCTGTTCTTCCATAACATGACTCTGATCCTTCAATCCATAAGCTGTTCTTCCATAACATGACTTTGATCCTCCATAAGCTGTTAAGCAACTAAGAAACCCAACGCGGCCTCATCATTTACGTTA is part of the Alosa alosa isolate M-15738 ecotype Scorff River chromosome 16, AALO_Geno_1.1, whole genome shotgun sequence genome and harbors:
- the slc51a gene encoding organic solute transporter subunit alpha; the protein is MDVTNQTFDPRCRQQPPLAIDIILNLDLFGIILYSILTFMAAVAVLVFIEECVYIYRKVPANKKSIIIWVNGAAPIIATMSCLGMWIPRATMFTDMTSATYFAVVVFKFLILMIEECGGDEAFLKQSAKKTFRISTGPCCCCCPCLPRVPVTRRSLFLLKLGSFQFALMKMVFTILSIVLWTNGNFELTDLNITGAAIWINPFVGVLTIIALWPVAIMFMHVRITLRTLKIIPKYAMYQLVLVLSQLQSAIINILAMNGTVACAPPYSSQARGYLMSQQLLILEMFIITLVTRLLYRRQYDPLPLAEDDDEKEKMVLPSETIENTA